CTACACCCTGGGGGGCATCAACTCCCTGCGGGGCCTCAAGTCCCGGAGCATCGGGCCCGTGGACGCCGAGAGCGGCGACGTGGTCGGCGGCGACAAGGAGCTGCTCTTCAACGTGGAGTACCTCTTCCCCCTCATCGAGGAGGCCAAGCTGCGCGGCGTGGTCTTCTTCGATATGGGCAACGCGTGGGAGGAGGGGGAGACGTACCTGGAGACGCCGATGCGCCGGACCGCGGGCGCCGGGGTGCGCTGGTTCAGCCCCATGGGGCCGCTTCGCCTGGAGTGGGGCTACGTACTGGATCGGAAGGCCGGTGAAGGGGCCTCCCAGTGGGAGTTCAGCATTGGGGGATTCTTCTGAGGCGCGTGGCGTGTGGCATGTTGCCCGCGGTCCGTTGTCCGTTGGAGAAGGTGGGCGGAGGATCGTAGAATACCGCCCTGACAATACGGGGGCGCGAAGCGAATGAGGAGACAGTCCATGTTGGGAAGATGGGACCGTAACGGCATCGGGATTGCAATTTTGGCGGCGCTCCTCGTGGCGGTGGGAGTCGGGGGAGCGGCTGCCCAGGACAAGGTGGGGGTGGTGGACCTGCAGCGCTGCCTCAATGACTCGAAGATGGGCAAGCGCTACAAGGCCGAGTTCACCGCCGAGGCGGAGCGGATGAAGGCCGAGCTGGAGCGCGAGGAGGACGTCCTCAAGGGCCTGCGGGAGGAGCTGGAGAAGCAGGGAATGATCCTCTCGGAGACGGCCCGCGGGGAGAAGGAGCGCGCCTACCGCGAACGGGTGGACGCCTTCAAGGAGAAGTTCCAGCAGAGCCAGCAGGTGCTCCAGCGCCGGGACCAGGAGCTCACCCGGCGGATCCTGCGGGACCTCCAGGGCGTGATTCGGGAGCTGGGAGAGACCGGGGGCTACGCCCTCATCGTCGAGAGGGGGGAGGGGGGGGTGCTCTACACCCCCGCCCAGGCCGACATCACCGACGAGGTGGTCCGCCGGTACGACAAGGCCGGGGGAGCGGAGTAGGGGCCGTGGCGGAAACCTGCACCCTGGCGGAGTTGGCACGGCTCCTCGGCGCCGAGCTCCATGGCGACCCCCGCGCCGTGGTGCGCGGGGTCGCCACCCTGGACGAGGCCGGGCCCGAGCAGCTCTCCTTTCTGGCCAACCCCAAGTATCGCCCCCTTCTGGCCGCCACCCGGGCCGGGGCGGTCATCGTCTCGCCCCAGGACCGGTTGGAGGGTCGCAACTGTCTGGTGAGCCCCAACCCCTACCTGGCG
The genomic region above belongs to Thermodesulfobacteriota bacterium and contains:
- a CDS encoding OmpH family outer membrane protein; its protein translation is MLGRWDRNGIGIAILAALLVAVGVGGAAAQDKVGVVDLQRCLNDSKMGKRYKAEFTAEAERMKAELEREEDVLKGLREELEKQGMILSETARGEKERAYRERVDAFKEKFQQSQQVLQRRDQELTRRILRDLQGVIRELGETGGYALIVERGEGGVLYTPAQADITDEVVRRYDKAGGAE